From the genome of Cytophagia bacterium CHB2:
GGTGCGCATCAACGGCCAAAACGTCTTAAGTGATTCCGCGGCCGAGCGGATTTTTCCCTATGGTTCTTATTTGGAATCCTCCTTTGCCGCGCTGTCGTATCCCGCGGAAAAAATTCAGTATCAGGCGCGCTGGCTCGGGCAAAGCGAGCAATGGACGGCGCCCTCTGGGGATGGAAAAATCATCATTCCAAAACTTTTCACCGGTGAGCACACGCTCGAAGTGCGTGCACAGCAAAGCGGCTATTTGTGGAGCGCGCCGCAATCGTTTCGCTTTTCGATTCAACCGCCGCGCTATTTGTCGTGGTGGGCGTTTTTGCTTTACATCCTGGCGCTGATCGTGCTCATTGCTTTCCTGGCGAATATGCGCGTCGCTGTCGCGGAACGCCGGCGCGTTGAAAAAGCCCTGCGCGAGAGTGAAGAACGCTTTCGCACCGTGGTCGCGAATACGCCGATCGCGTTGCTGGCCATGAACCCCGACGGTGAAGTGACGCTTTCCGAAGGCCGCGGCTTGGCAGCGTTGAATTTCAAGCCCGGTGAAATGGTGGGCCGTTCGATTTTCGATCTTTTTCCGGAGGTAACTTCGCTGGCAGAAAACGTCAGACAAGCTTTGCTCGGCAAAGCGTTTTCGACGACCACGGAAATCAATCAGGTCTTTTTTGAATTTTGGTTTGCCCCGCTGCGCAGGCCCAATCGCGAAATTGCCGGGGTGATCGCAGTTGCGGTTGACATTACCGAGTTGAAGCACGCCGAAGCCGCGTTGCAAAAGTCCAAAGAAGCTTCCGATGCCACCTCGCGTGAGTTGAAGCGAGCCAATCAGCAGCTTCAGCATTCCATCGAGCATGCGAAGCAGATGGCGCTTGCCGCCGAAGCCGCCAACATTGCCAAAAGCGAGTTTCTCGCCAACATCAGCCACGAAATTCGCACGCCCATGAGCAGCATTTTGGGCATGACGGAGCTGGTGTTGGATAGCGATCTCACGCCGCCGCAACGCAAATATCTGCAAGTCGTCGAAAAATCTGCCGAAGACTTGCTCGGCGTTATCAACGAGGTGCTTGACTTCTCCAAAATTGAAACCGGCAAGTTGGAATTGCAGCCGGCCGCTTTTAATTTGCGTGAGTGTCTGGCAACAACTTTGCAGTCGTTCGAGTTGCGTGCGCAGGAGAAGGGCCTGCAATTCACCGCGCGCATTGCGCCGGGCACGCCGGACGCTTTGATTGGCGACGCGGCGCGCTTGCAGCAAGTGGTGACGCATTTGCTCAACAATGCGATCAAATTCACGGAAAGCGGGGAGATTGTCGTCGAGGTCGAGCTAGAACCTCAACTCCCAACACCCAACAACTTGGGGCAAAACGGCGAAGTCAATTTATACTTCACCGTCGCGGACACCGGCATTGGGATTGCTGAC
Proteins encoded in this window:
- a CDS encoding response regulator, whose translation is VRINGQNVLSDSAAERIFPYGSYLESSFAALSYPAEKIQYQARWLGQSEQWTAPSGDGKIIIPKLFTGEHTLEVRAQQSGYLWSAPQSFRFSIQPPRYLSWWAFLLYILALIVLIAFLANMRVAVAERRRVEKALRESEERFRTVVANTPIALLAMNPDGEVTLSEGRGLAALNFKPGEMVGRSIFDLFPEVTSLAENVRQALLGKAFSTTTEINQVFFEFWFAPLRRPNREIAGVIAVAVDITELKHAEAALQKSKEASDATSRELKRANQQLQHSIEHAKQMALAAEAANIAKSEFLANISHEIRTPMSSILGMTELVLDSDLTPPQRKYLQVVEKSAEDLLGVINEVLDFSKIETGKLELQPAAFNLRECLATTLQSFELRAQEKGLQFTARIAPGTPDALIGDAARLQQVVTHLLNNAIKFTESGEIVVEVELEPQLPTPNNLGQNGEVNLYFTVADTGIGIADDKQNIIFDPFAQADGSPARKYSGIGLGLSIASQLVDLMGGRIWVNSAEGKGSVFHFTARFVLQQPSGEPALEFPRTPGDEDNDGHATSAVAPLAAIKSLRILLAEDNAMGQEATARLLRKHGHDVVVTSSGKDAMLVLSNEHFDLVMIDLHLPEMNAVQVTAALRQRELATGAHLPVIALSTQTQPGERERCLHAGMDDYLIKPIHERELLHALAALLPTMAS